The following coding sequences are from one Cercospora beticola chromosome 4, complete sequence window:
- a CDS encoding uncharacterized protein (BUSCO:EOG09260Z5E), which produces MTVNEAFAPVLSALAIMSSSADKSQKTQAHAFLEQFQKSQDAWTHTFSILQSAQSTDEAKLFAATTLKGKIIFDFHQIPRESWPQLRDTLLATVAQYAKGPKPIRTQLCVCLANLAILMLDWKNVLQTVVSTLGSDQAGISCVLEFLHVLPEEVTEGRKIALAEDELRDRQVELLEQNGQHVLQLLIQYAQSSPEAVNNPQLMECIISWIREVPLHDIVSSPLMEVVMTAVQGDSSFDAAVETLCGIFKETREVDENMDTIKALYPRLATLAPRIATASDEEDWETFKGVTRVFAEAGEAWVILVAREPQQFKTLVEAVLECCRRDKEREALSQTFNFWYELKQYITLDRYMEARVQMVDIYSALVDIMITHLQYPYAENGNDTDLFDGDREAEDRFREFRHQLGDVLKDCCEVIGVTDCLQKSYVLIEKWVSEFGSQAQNGLVPHWQRLEAPLFSMRAMGRQVPSDENIMLPRLIPLIVQIPDQEKVRFQAVMALGRYTEWTAQHPDTLQDQLNFIMAAFSHSSKEVVRAAALSFKFFCNDCAELLKGYMPQIQQFYETNLDALPPTSQEETTEGVASVLAKQPIDALYQNVKLCCDPIVRRLMAMAQNATEKEQKLAIADHLNLLTIFIQWVTPYIGPSEPHPVVQYCQEIFPVLATICESFIQFIPIVERVCRCWRYMVLSYRVHAAPLLPSLADKLSTGFATSRQGCFLWATDSIIREFSDESEYISRQTTDQIYAFYEQQATAFMRALNDLAPEEVPDVIEDFFRLSTDVLLYHPNKIVASDLMGTILRAATTSLTLLKEEPIIATLHFLRDFLAYGGEDAPSPSFDANDGTYSNRPNPPQIQQTVKELVKATGEDLTQRCMTGMMYTFPPDCFPDASGVLLALFQLLPKDTANWVGKTVSMLPPGSIAPQEQERLLRNIGQRIDNGEVRKIRGLLQDFTNSYRRRNVAPREGLGRLEATKFKFTG; this is translated from the coding sequence CGCGCAGTACGCAAAGGGCCCGAAACCGATCCGGACACAATTATGTGTATGTTTGGCAAACCTCGCCATTCTCATGCTCGACTGGAAGAATGTGTTGCAGACGGTCGTGAGCACGCTGGGCAGTGACCAAGCGGGCATCTCCTGCGTGCTGGAATTTTTGCATGTGCTGCCAGAGGAGGTGACAGAGGGGCGCAAGATTGCATTAGCAGAAGATGAGTTGCGAGACAGACAGGTGGAGCTGTTGGAGCAGAATGGCCAGCACGTGCTGCAACTGCTCATCCAGTATGCGCAATCATCGCCTGAGGCAGTCAACAATCCACAACTCATGGAGTGCATCATATCATGGATCAGAGAAGTGCCGCTGCACGATATTGTCAGCTCGCCACTGATGGAGGTTGTCATGACAGCGGTGCAAGGGGATTCTTCGTTCGATGCAGCGGTGGAGACGCTGTGTGGCATCTTTAAAGAGACGAGAGAGGTGGACGAGAACATGGACACGATCAAAGCATTGTACCCCCGACTGGCAACTTTGGCACCTCGAATAGCCACCGCATCCGACGAGGAGGATTGGGAGACGTTCAAGGGTGTGACAAGAGTGTTcgcagaagcaggagaggCCTGGGTCATACTCGTGGCTAGGGAACCACAGCAGTTCAAGACTTTGGTGGAGGCCGTGCTGGAGTGCTGTCGCCGGGACAAAGAGCGAGAGGCTCTGAGCCAGACGTTCAACTTCTGGTACGAGCTGAAGCAGTACATCACTTTGGATCGATACATGGAGGCGCGAGTCCAGATGGTCGATATCTACTCAGCACTGGTGGACATCATGATCACGCATCTGCAGTATCCGTACGCGGAGAACGGCAACGACACAGATCTATTCGACGGCGACCGAGAAGCTGAGGATCGTTTCCGCGAGTTCAGACATCAGCTTGGAGATGTGCTGAAGGATTGCTGCGAGGTGATTGGCGTTACCGATTGCCTGCAAAAGAGCTACGTGTTGATCGAGAAATGGGTCAGCGAGTTCGGCTCACAAGCACAGAACGGGCTGGTCCCACACTGGCAGAGACTTGAGGCTCCGCTGTTTAGTATGCGGGCAATGGGCCGTCAAGTGCCGTCTGATGAGAATATCATGCTGCCACGACTGATACCACTCATTGTACAGATTCCGGACCAGGAGAAGGTGCGCTTCCAAGCCGTCATGGCGTTGGGACGCTACACCGAATGGACAGCACAACATCCGGACACATTGCAAGATCAACTCAACTTCATTATGGCTGCCTTTTCGCATTCGTCGAAAGAAGTCGTTCGGGCGGCTGCGCTCAGCTTCAAATTCTTCTGCAACGACTGCGCGGAGCTGCTCAAGGGTTACATGCCTCAGATTCAGCAATTCTATGAGACGAATCTTGACGCATTGCCGCCGACCAGCCAGGAGGAGACAACAGAAGGTGTTGCTTCTGTCCTCGCAAAACAACCAATCGACGCACTGTATCAGAACGTGAAGCTCTGCTGCGACCCGATCGTGCGCCGACTCATGGCCATGGCGCAGAACGCTACCGAGAAAGAGCAGAAGTTGGCGATTGCAGATCATCTGAACCTGCTGACCATCTTCATCCAGTGGGTGACCCCGTACATCGGGCCTTCAGAACCCCATCCAGTGGTGCAGTACTGCCAGGAAATCTTTCCTGTACTGGCCACGATTTGCGAAAGCTTCATCCAATTCATACCGATTGTGGAGCGCGTCTGCCGATGCTGGAGATACATGGTTCTCTCATATCGCGTTCACGCTGCTCCTCTGTTACCAAGCCTGGCTGACAAGCTCTCCACTGGATTCGCAACCAGCAGACAAGGATGTTTCCTCTGGGCGACAGATAGCATTATTCGCGAGTTCTCCGACGAGAGCGAATATATCTCCCGACAGACGACCGATCAGATTTACGCCTTCTACGAACAACAAGCAACTGCCTTCATGCGCGCACTCAATGATCTTGCACCCGAGGAAGTGCCCGACGTCATTGAAGACTTCTTCCGCCTATCAACGGACGTGCTTCTCTACCATCCGAACAAGATTGTCGCTTCAGACTTGATGGGTACCATCCTTCGAGCCGCAACGACCTCACTGACATTGCTGAAGGAGGAGCCGATTATCGCTACGCTGCACTTCCTTCGGGATTTCCTGGCGTATGGCGGAGAAGATGCGCCATCTCCGTCCTTTGACGCGAACGACGGCACTTACAGCAATCGACCGAATCCACCTCAGATTCAGCAGACAGTGAAGGAACTCGTAAAGGCCACCGGCGAGGACTTGACGCAGCGCTGCATGACCGGCATGATGTATACCTTCCCTCCAGACTGCTTCCCTGATGCCTCCGGCGTGCTCCTTGCTCTCTTCCAACTCTTGCCCAAGGACACCGCGAACTGGGTCGGAAAGACCGTCTCGATGCTTCCACCCGGATCGATCGCcccgcaagagcaagaacgacTCCTACGCAATATCGGCCAACGCATCGACAACGGAGAAGTGCGCAAGATTAGAGGTCTGCTGCAGGACTTCACGAACTCTTATCGCCGACGGAATGTCGCTCCGCGCGAGGGCTTGGGTCGGTTGGAAGCTACGAAGTTTAAATTTACTGGTTAG